GCAGTCTTCGGCCGAGCGGGCCATCGGGCCGCCCTGGTCCAGCGACGAGGCAAAGGCGATCATGCCGAAGCGCGAGACGCGGCCATAGGTCGGCTTGATGCCGGTGATGCCACAGAAGGCGGCTGGCTGGCGGATCGAGCCGCCCGTGTCGGTGCCGGTGGCCGCTGGCGTCAGGCCGGCCGCGACGGCGGCCGCCGAGCCGCCGGACGAGCCGCCTGGCACGGCCGTCTTGTCCCACGGGTTCTGCACGGCGCCGAAGGCCGAGTTCTCGTTGCCGGAACCCATGGCGAATTCATCGCAATTGACCTTGCCCAGGGTGACCATGCCGGCTGCCTGGAATTTTTCCACCACGGTGGCGTCAAACGGGCTGGCGTAGTTGGCCAGCATTTTCGAGCCGGCCGTCGTGCGCCAGCCGCGGGTCACGAACAGGTCCTTGTGCGCGATCGGCACGCCCGTCAACGGCGTGGCGGTGCCAGCGGCGATGCGAGCATCCGCTTCGGCAGCTTGCGCCAGGGTCAGGGCACGGTCGACGTGCAAGAAAGCGTTCGAGTTGTCCGCTGCGATGCGGTCGAGGAAATGCGTCGCCAGTGCAACGGCGGAAATTTCCTTGTTCTGCAAGAGCGTGGACAGCTGTTTGATGGATTTTGTATGCATGGCGTTTCTATTTTGATATTCGACGGGAAGACAACAGCATGGAGTGGCGCAGTTACTCGATCACTTTTGGCACCAGGTACAAGCCATCCTGTACCTTCGGCGCCACGGCCTGGTAGGCGTCGCGGCGATTCTGTTCTGTGGCGACGTCCTCGCGCAGGCGCAGGGCGATATTGTCCATATGGGCAGCCAGCGGGTGGCTCAGGGGCGCCACGCCATCGGTATTGACGGCTTGCATTTGTTC
Above is a genomic segment from Janthinobacterium sp. 64 containing:
- the gatC gene encoding Asp-tRNA(Asn)/Glu-tRNA(Gln) amidotransferase subunit GatC, producing the protein MSLTLSDVKRIAHLAQLEMADDQAVTSLAQLNKIFALAEQMQAVNTDGVAPLSHPLAAHMDNIALRLREDVATEQNRRDAYQAVAPKVQDGLYLVPKVIE